The following proteins are encoded in a genomic region of Ostrea edulis chromosome 7, xbOstEdul1.1, whole genome shotgun sequence:
- the LOC125656538 gene encoding receptor-type tyrosine-protein phosphatase alpha-like: MDTYYHSNENVQASWFLKLDKNYTMKWILLSVRGGHYEVHVTDGNLTTSTPTLCRNFSFTGPNSLKKNNKALECSTEMTGDTIVMTRTDFGPLRLFDLYPIICPENHYGPNCTKCKAECIPCSPITGVCLNSMCDQKTGRCEDWKTEMVTYSTASDEDTPSTKEMNVIQDLKTERATHSNIADEDTPITKEMDDIQEARSNRGDQTQSIIVLSVLVVIAVVLVFIVAFRFKKRTKAPKAEINEENVFSVELHGVESRNESELEEISQNEVGDVEDEIITVEYNNLTSQRVSIDQFIRELPEKRSNGILKKEFDELPTGLLESYSNALKVSSRKGNRYKGIYPYDYNRVKLMRTYANENDDFVNASYIHGFNKERAYIAAQGPFNPKTLEDFWTMIWQNDVTRIVMLTNLYEGDRMKCLKYWPDTDLDIGQYTIRLDNVDVYDHYVLRYMVVQCQEEERKVTQFHFTTWPDNSIPDDPTSLIYLRNLVRDGLITSDAPIVVHCSAGIGRTGTFISFDYLLEEGAAEQTIDVKGYIASLRQQRGRSVQTCDQYIFLHEALVEGFSNSNVHHGCLSVL, encoded by the exons ATGGACACATATTaccattcaaatgaaaatgtccAGGCCTCCTGGTTCCTGAAACTGGATAAAAACTATACGATGAAATGGATACTTTTATCAGTCAGGGgag GACATTATGAAGTACACGTTACAGATGGTAACCTAACAACAAGCACGCCCACACTGTGTCGGAATTTCAGTTTTACCGGACCAAATTCcttaaagaaaaacaacaagGCCTTGGAATGTTCCACAGAAATGACAGGGGATACAATTGTCATGACAAGAACAGATTTTGGACCATTGAGGCTGTTTGACTTGTATCCCATAA tttgtcccgaaaaccacTACGGACCAAACTGCACTAAATGCAAAGCAGAGTGTATACCCTGTAGTCCTATCACTGGTGTATGTTTGAATTCGATGTGTGACCAAAAAACAGGTAGATGTGAAGATTGGAAAACAGAAATGGTTACATACAGTACCGCCTCTGACGAAGACACACCTAGTACTAAGGAAATGAACGTCATTCAAG ATTTGAAAACAGAAAGGGCTACACACAGCAACATCGCAGATGAAGACACACCTATTACTAAGGAAATGGACGACATACAAG AGGCCAGATCAAACAGAGGGGACCAGACTCAGTCCATCATAGTGCTGTCTGTTCTCGTGGTGATAGCTGTGGTTTTGGTTTTTATTGTGGCTTTCCGTTTTAAAAAAAG AACGAAAGCACCAAAAGCGGAAATCAATGAGGAAAATGTCTTTTCCGTGGAATTACATGGAGTAGAATCACGAAATGAATCCGAACTAGAGGAGATTTCCCAGAACGAGGTTGGCGATGTTGAGGATGAAATCATCACCGTAGAGTACAATAATCTGACGTCACAGAGGGTCTCCATTGATCAGTTCATCAGAGAATTACCAGAAAAAAGAAGCAACGGAATACTGAAGAAAGAATTCGAT GAACTTCCTACTGGACTACTAGAGTCCTATTCGAATGCCTTGAAGGTTTCCAGTAGAAAGGGGAACCGATACAAAGGAATTTATCCGT ATGATTATAATCGCGTGAAATTGATGAGAACATATGCAAATGAGAACGATGACTTTGTCAATGcatcttacatacat ggtTTCAACAAAGAGCGAGCGTACATAGCCGCACAAG GTCCTTTTAATCCGAAGACGTTAGAGGATTTCTGGACGATGATCTGGCAGAATGACGTCACAAGGATCGTCATGCTGACCAACCTGTACGAAGGAGACAGG ATGAAGTGTCTTAAGTACTGGCCGGACACGGATCTGGACATCGGTCAATATACCATAAGACTGGACAATGTGGATGTGTACGACCACTACGTGCTGAGATATATGGTTGTTCAGTGTCAG GAAGAGGAGAGGAAAGTGACCCAGTTTCACTTCACCACCTGGCCAGACAATTCCATTCCTGATGATCCGACGTCACTTATTTACCTCCGTAACCTGGTCAGAGATGGGTTGATCACATCTGATGCACCGATAGTTGTTCATTGCAG CGCTGGAATTGGGAGAACTGGAACATTCATCTCATTTGATTACCTCCTTGAAGAGGGCGCTGCAGAACAGACTATTGATGTCAAGGGATACATTGCTTCTTTAAGACAGCAGCGCGGAAGATCTGTGCAAACGTGT GACCAGTACATCTTTCTTCATGAGGCACTGGTAGAAGGATTTTCAAACAGCAATGTTCACCATGGTTGTCTATCTGTGTTGTAA